The following proteins come from a genomic window of Fusobacterium perfoetens:
- a CDS encoding HAD family hydrolase, with protein MKIKAVLFDLDGTLMNTLEDLTDSTNYILEKHNFPKRTIKEIRSFVGNGIKKLMERAVPQNTDEKIINECYEEMLTYYKEYSLIKTAPYVGTRELVEKLHKEGYKIAIITNKAQNSADVIAEKFFGKSVDLVIGDDKKMPLKPNPAGIEKALEYFKIPKDEAVYVGDSEVDLQTGNNGDLKTILVLWGFRDRDFLEEKGGKVFAETVEELENLIKTI; from the coding sequence CAGTTTTATTTGATTTAGATGGAACATTAATGAATACTTTGGAAGATTTAACAGACAGCACAAATTATATTTTAGAAAAGCATAATTTTCCAAAAAGAACAATAAAAGAGATAAGAAGTTTCGTAGGGAACGGAATAAAAAAACTTATGGAAAGAGCTGTTCCTCAAAATACAGATGAGAAAATAATAAATGAATGTTACGAAGAGATGTTAACTTATTATAAAGAATATTCTCTTATAAAAACAGCACCATATGTTGGAACAAGGGAACTTGTAGAAAAACTTCATAAAGAAGGGTATAAAATTGCTATTATTACTAATAAAGCTCAAAACTCTGCTGATGTAATAGCTGAGAAATTTTTTGGAAAATCAGTTGATTTAGTGATTGGTGATGATAAAAAAATGCCACTTAAACCAAATCCAGCTGGAATAGAGAAAGCTTTGGAATATTTTAAAATTCCAAAAGATGAGGCGGTTTATGTGGGAGATTCTGAAGTGGACTTACAAACTGGAAATAATGGAGATTTAAAAACTATTCTTGTTCTTTGGGGATTCAGAGATAGAGATTTCTTAGAGGAAAAAGGTGGAAAAGTTTTTGCTGAAACTGTTGAGGAGTTGGAAAATTTAATAAAAACTATATAA
- a CDS encoding alanine racemase produces MKILISEENFIHNINFLKKKYDRDILPVIKANGYGHDLKLIVSLLLKYKINQCVVARLSEALEILNSQSIPKDFKILVLESIPEENFGYILNYPQILATANSIDDILKLLENKIPTNQIQIKIDLGFGRNGITTDEIPLLKEIISKENTKFSGIFSHLFSVPYKKGIELINIFENILNTLGKNRFSMIHLQNSLGISNYGTIPFTTHLRPGMFIYGFYEDGAYEKNLKKVFSLKGNFTAIKNIKNIDYLAYTPKEKLKTTSENIGFVKIGYGDGFLKLNEGSFVKIKDKFYKILLITMDNTFIEVDENINVDNEVEIYFDFNSTKKHLKINICEFLPILSSRIPRILK; encoded by the coding sequence ATGAAAATTTTAATTTCTGAAGAAAATTTTATTCATAATATAAATTTTTTGAAAAAAAAATATGACAGAGATATTTTACCTGTTATCAAAGCAAATGGTTATGGACACGATTTGAAACTTATCGTGTCTTTACTTTTAAAATATAAAATAAACCAATGTGTGGTGGCTCGTCTTTCTGAGGCTTTGGAGATTTTAAACTCTCAATCTATTCCAAAAGATTTTAAAATTTTGGTTTTGGAGTCTATCCCTGAAGAAAATTTTGGATATATTTTAAATTATCCTCAAATTTTAGCCACAGCAAATTCTATTGATGATATTTTAAAACTTTTAGAAAATAAAATCCCTACAAACCAAATTCAAATAAAAATAGATTTAGGATTTGGAAGAAATGGGATAACGACTGATGAAATCCCTCTGCTAAAAGAAATTATTTCTAAAGAAAATACTAAATTTTCTGGAATATTTTCTCATCTTTTCTCTGTTCCTTATAAAAAAGGTATTGAGCTTATAAATATTTTTGAAAATATTTTAAATACTCTTGGAAAAAATAGATTTTCTATGATACATCTTCAAAATAGTCTTGGAATTAGTAATTATGGAACTATCCCTTTTACAACTCATCTAAGACCGGGAATGTTTATCTATGGATTTTATGAAGACGGAGCTTACGAAAAAAATTTAAAGAAAGTTTTTTCTTTAAAAGGAAATTTCACTGCTATTAAAAATATAAAAAATATAGATTATTTAGCTTATACTCCAAAAGAAAAACTAAAAACTACTTCTGAAAATATCGGTTTTGTAAAGATTGGTTATGGAGATGGATTTTTAAAATTAAATGAGGGGTCTTTTGTTAAAATAAAAGATAAATTTTATAAAATACTTCTTATTACTATGGATAATACTTTTATAGAAGTTGATGAAAATATAAATGTTGACAATGAAGTAGAAATTTATTTTGATTTTAATTCCACAAAAAAACATCTAAAAATAAATATCTGTGAATTTTTACCAATCCTCTCTTCAAGAATACCGAGAATATTAAAATAA
- a CDS encoding GTP pyrophosphokinase: protein MLEKDKFLREFSISEKTFEATGIKWKTLEEIYDDYVKLVPLLEKKADEFTFKLIDSKAVHSVRRRVKKPTHLIEKIIRKGKKYQKRNINVDNYKEIITDLIGVRVLHLFKEDWVEVHKEILKTWAIAETPQINVRPGDYSEEFLEKAKEFMNCDIIIREHGYRSVHYLIEVSLEETNEKVYTEMQVRTVFEEAWSEIDHIIRYPYDVNNPILNEYLSIFNRIVGSADEMGTFIKNLKPTVSENFGPESDRELDNKFK from the coding sequence ATGCTTGAAAAAGATAAGTTTCTTAGGGAATTTTCTATCAGTGAAAAAACTTTTGAAGCCACTGGTATAAAATGGAAAACCCTTGAAGAAATTTATGATGATTATGTAAAATTAGTTCCTCTTTTAGAAAAAAAAGCTGACGAGTTTACTTTTAAATTGATAGACTCAAAGGCTGTTCACTCTGTAAGAAGAAGAGTAAAAAAACCTACTCATCTAATAGAAAAAATTATTAGAAAAGGGAAAAAATATCAAAAAAGAAATATTAATGTAGATAATTATAAAGAGATTATTACTGACCTTATTGGAGTTAGAGTTTTACATCTTTTTAAAGAGGACTGGGTAGAAGTTCATAAAGAAATTTTAAAAACTTGGGCTATTGCTGAAACTCCTCAAATAAATGTTAGACCTGGAGATTATTCGGAAGAGTTTTTAGAAAAAGCAAAAGAGTTTATGAACTGTGATATTATAATAAGGGAACACGGTTATCGTTCTGTCCATTATCTTATAGAAGTTTCCCTTGAAGAAACTAATGAAAAAGTTTACACTGAAATGCAGGTGAGAACTGTTTTTGAAGAAGCTTGGAGTGAGATAGACCATATTATCAGATACCCTTATGATGTCAATAATCCAATTCTTAATGAATATTTAAGTATTTTCAATAGAATTGTGGGAAGTGCTGATGAAATGGGTACATTTATAAAAAATCTTAAACCAACTGTCAGTGAAAATTTTGGACCTGAATCAGATAGGGAACTTGATAATAAATTCAAATAA
- a CDS encoding SIR2 family protein encodes MNFFDDIKLEKKFNLITANFYKELDSCPSRVKLSDFILKSFNYSNVNNLKIDSLFEVSQTFIDQVVCTKSGLFKKIQFLYENKKFDLGYINSLIDDNRISSIVNINYDNSFCENPKAIKISPFDKTSFTVGKSKIYKPLGDLVTADTCVITKQDFRKLKVLPFYKNYFDGIRYELKLRKNIILAFDIEDSDFFEILDFIFGDYPESLNDIYMVFKNTITDNKILNFIKKYNIQILKYDSLEFLEKLETSLNIDPEILEENKKEVMEELREEVQFSLFEQPINENVVAEEKNEDEKVEEVSQNIADEKTTEEEIQEIKEDSSLENIEINNNENTIEETSNETEIETVNTFKSTEDRFAELKEKLNKIAKSIEGFKEVSEFVETVKSEDTPCEEEKNKEVTEEIENNSNDIETLEVVKNIEDPKLEEVENISNITENIEENKIEEVENIEDTSNEKIVEEIIETETSIENKDEEIVENIENTSCEETLSIEPIEEIKENISEVEDKSNKEIIEEVKEEVIETTPIEILEDKKEENICETVEEIIPKELTLEKNEFKLETALEQKYSSSGLNSFPIFASNIPEDIDLSEVEIIGSAEMKIGEHTNSSFMRILSTKDKSTSLLEIKSRELRLRFSIIYDTPGMFKVTSDYLHYEISTSTTHGRAIVVLEMLESLFGGTPMEFSFKNLSGQISLNNPTELIKIKSALNLFRLAKTAGIKIQMNKLENIQEIFYKLNLEVLLQDKNYSTWCNYETDRKDINIGDKLTFRRVFSIDKKNIEEVIVLKKPVSEKDIVDNKIIGKSKVCTVYLRKIRGEF; translated from the coding sequence ATGAACTTTTTTGATGATATTAAACTAGAAAAGAAATTTAACTTGATTACGGCAAACTTTTACAAAGAATTGGATTCTTGCCCAAGTAGGGTTAAATTATCTGATTTTATTCTAAAATCTTTTAATTACTCAAATGTAAATAATTTAAAAATAGATTCTCTTTTTGAAGTGAGTCAGACTTTTATAGACCAAGTAGTTTGCACAAAATCTGGGCTTTTCAAAAAGATTCAATTTTTGTATGAGAATAAAAAATTTGATTTAGGATATATTAACTCTTTAATTGATGACAATAGAATTTCATCTATTGTTAATATTAACTATGATAACTCTTTTTGTGAAAATCCTAAAGCAATAAAAATCTCTCCATTTGATAAAACTTCTTTTACAGTAGGAAAATCTAAAATTTACAAACCTTTAGGAGATTTAGTTACTGCTGATACTTGTGTTATCACTAAACAAGATTTTAGAAAATTAAAAGTTTTACCTTTCTATAAAAATTATTTTGATGGAATTAGATATGAATTAAAACTTAGAAAAAATATTATTTTAGCTTTTGATATAGAGGATTCTGATTTCTTTGAAATTCTTGATTTTATCTTTGGAGATTATCCAGAATCTTTAAACGATATATATATGGTATTTAAAAATACTATCACTGACAATAAAATTTTAAACTTTATAAAAAAATATAATATCCAAATTTTAAAATATGATTCTTTAGAGTTTTTAGAAAAACTTGAGACTTCTCTAAATATTGATCCTGAAATTCTAGAGGAAAATAAAAAAGAAGTTATGGAAGAACTTAGAGAAGAAGTTCAATTCTCTCTTTTTGAACAACCAATAAATGAAAATGTTGTTGCTGAAGAAAAGAACGAAGATGAAAAAGTTGAAGAAGTTAGTCAAAATATTGCAGATGAAAAAACTACTGAAGAAGAAATCCAAGAGATAAAAGAGGATAGTTCTTTAGAAAATATAGAAATAAATAATAATGAAAACACTATTGAAGAAACTTCTAATGAAACAGAAATAGAAACAGTTAATACTTTTAAATCAACAGAGGATAGATTTGCTGAGTTAAAAGAAAAATTAAATAAGATAGCTAAATCTATTGAAGGATTTAAAGAAGTTTCTGAGTTTGTTGAAACTGTTAAATCTGAAGATACTCCTTGTGAAGAAGAAAAAAATAAGGAAGTAACTGAAGAAATAGAAAATAATTCTAATGATATTGAAACTTTAGAAGTTGTTAAAAATATTGAAGATCCTAAACTAGAGGAAGTTGAAAATATCTCTAATATAACTGAAAATATAGAGGAAAATAAAATTGAAGAAGTAGAAAATATCGAAGATACTTCTAATGAAAAAATAGTTGAAGAAATTATTGAAACTGAAACTTCTATAGAAAATAAAGATGAAGAAATTGTTGAGAATATAGAAAACACTTCTTGTGAAGAAACTTTATCTATTGAACCAATAGAAGAAATAAAAGAAAATATTTCTGAAGTTGAGGATAAATCTAATAAAGAAATAATTGAAGAAGTAAAAGAGGAAGTAATTGAAACTACTCCTATTGAAATATTAGAAGATAAAAAAGAAGAAAATATTTGTGAAACTGTTGAAGAAATTATTCCAAAAGAATTAACTCTTGAAAAAAATGAATTTAAGTTAGAAACAGCTCTTGAACAAAAATATTCTTCAAGTGGGCTTAACTCTTTCCCAATCTTTGCTAGCAATATTCCAGAAGATATTGACCTTTCTGAAGTAGAGATTATTGGAAGTGCTGAAATGAAAATTGGAGAGCATACAAACAGCAGTTTTATGAGAATTTTATCTACAAAAGATAAATCAACTTCTCTTCTTGAAATAAAATCAAGAGAATTAAGATTAAGATTTAGCATTATTTATGATACACCTGGAATGTTTAAAGTTACTAGTGATTATCTACACTATGAAATCTCTACTAGCACAACTCACGGAAGAGCAATCGTAGTTTTAGAGATGTTAGAATCACTATTTGGTGGAACTCCTATGGAATTTTCATTTAAAAATCTTTCAGGACAAATATCTTTAAATAATCCTACTGAATTAATAAAAATAAAATCTGCTTTAAATTTATTTAGACTTGCAAAAACAGCTGGGATAAAAATCCAAATGAATAAATTAGAAAATATTCAAGAAATTTTCTATAAATTAAATCTTGAAGTTTTATTACAAGATAAAAATTATTCAACTTGGTGTAACTATGAAACAGATAGAAAAGATATAAATATTGGAGATAAACTTACTTTTAGAAGAGTTTTCTCAATAGATAAGAAAAATATTGAAGAAGTTATAGTTCTTAAAAAACCTGTATCTGAAAAAGATATAGTAGATAATAAAATCATTGGAAAAAGCAAAGTATGTACAGTTTACTTAAGAAAAATAAGAGGTGAATTTTAA
- the cls gene encoding cardiolipin synthase, with protein MLAILKDSVFFINIVFALIVLFLERKRPMYTLFWITLLLLTSYLGFLAYLFFGLKFYKRRKVKKFYSRTFFKELYKSDNYKVKLVEKRNQLTNYISTTIGNKVTYYNTVCFFKEGNSFFEGMLKDIENAKETINMEYYIFSDDELGGKFYDLLEKKSKEGVKIKIIVDGIGTRKLKRARKKSLKESGVELKVFFPSNFPLIKIGNIRANYRDHRKICVIDSLIVYTGGFNIGDEYIGNSDFGKWRDTGARIEGEASVDIEREFYIMWSFLQKKHLDYTETDRVLRKKVDIIYENFKKYDVNAVQLISSGPNYENRTIRDSYIKMIMEAKRSIYIESPYFVPDDLLLDCLRIALASGIEVKIIIPDKPDHPFVYWANQNFSIELFERGAEIYKYNGGFLHSKMLIIDNEIASFGSSNFDYRSLYQNFEINYMIYDIELIGYLRQLFFEDLSNSEAITKMMVKERGIVEKVKESVSRLMSPII; from the coding sequence ATGTTAGCTATCTTAAAAGACTCAGTTTTTTTTATAAATATTGTTTTTGCTTTGATTGTACTTTTCCTAGAAAGAAAAAGACCGATGTATACTTTATTTTGGATAACGTTACTTCTTCTTACCTCTTATTTAGGATTTTTAGCTTATCTTTTTTTTGGACTTAAATTTTACAAAAGAAGAAAGGTTAAAAAGTTTTATTCAAGAACTTTTTTCAAAGAACTTTATAAAAGTGATAATTACAAGGTAAAACTTGTTGAAAAGAGAAACCAACTTACAAATTATATAAGTACAACCATTGGAAATAAAGTTACATATTATAATACAGTTTGCTTTTTTAAAGAGGGAAACTCATTTTTTGAGGGAATGTTAAAAGATATTGAAAATGCCAAAGAAACTATCAATATGGAATATTATATTTTTAGTGATGATGAACTTGGTGGAAAATTTTATGACCTTTTAGAGAAAAAATCTAAAGAGGGAGTAAAAATAAAAATTATAGTTGATGGTATAGGAACTAGAAAATTAAAAAGAGCTAGAAAAAAATCTTTAAAAGAAAGTGGAGTAGAACTTAAAGTATTTTTCCCATCAAATTTTCCTTTAATAAAAATAGGAAATATTAGAGCAAATTATCGTGATCATAGAAAAATTTGCGTAATTGATAGTCTAATAGTATATACAGGTGGATTTAACATTGGAGATGAATATATAGGAAATAGTGATTTTGGTAAATGGAGAGATACTGGAGCGAGAATTGAGGGAGAAGCATCTGTTGATATAGAAAGAGAATTTTATATAATGTGGAGTTTTTTACAGAAAAAACATTTGGATTATACTGAAACTGATAGAGTTCTTAGAAAAAAAGTTGATATTATCTATGAAAATTTTAAAAAGTATGATGTTAATGCAGTTCAACTTATTAGTAGTGGACCAAACTATGAAAACAGAACCATAAGAGATTCTTATATAAAAATGATAATGGAAGCCAAAAGAAGTATATATATAGAAAGTCCATATTTTGTCCCAGATGATTTATTGCTAGATTGTTTAAGGATAGCTCTTGCATCTGGAATTGAAGTAAAAATAATAATACCTGATAAACCAGACCACCCTTTTGTTTATTGGGCAAACCAAAACTTTTCTATAGAACTTTTTGAAAGAGGAGCAGAGATCTATAAATATAATGGTGGATTTTTACATAGTAAAATGCTTATTATAGATAATGAGATAGCATCTTTTGGAAGTTCAAACTTTGATTATAGAAGTCTTTATCAAAATTTTGAAATAAATTATATGATTTATGATATAGAACTTATTGGATATCTAAGACAACTATTTTTTGAAGATTTATCAAATAGTGAAGCTATAACAAAAATGATGGTAAAAGAGAGAGGTATAGTAGAAAAAGTAAAAGAGTCTGTTTCAAGATTGATGTCTCCTATTATTTAA
- a CDS encoding PHP domain-containing protein has protein sequence MKDQKLNEFFQEFYVEKNSEEKVIDLHIHTNYSDGFINCRALEKYLKDKSYLIAVTDHNAIAGNILLRKMGVNVVPGIELGCVDGFEMLVYFKTEDDLIYFYKSFIEPNKNKYRMSKTHQDIHYYLRALENFKCYKSIPHIAGLAQKNFLKNKDYIYNVIARVDAIEIHNHALPNFRNKIAKDVQERYDKEVTFGSDAHFMEELIKFSKVVNHLEKSNLFEDYSTKLKLISWLGKKHFSYGLKGILEK, from the coding sequence ATGAAAGATCAAAAATTAAATGAATTTTTTCAAGAATTTTATGTTGAAAAAAATAGCGAAGAAAAAGTTATAGATTTACATATTCATACAAACTACTCTGATGGTTTTATAAACTGTCGAGCTTTAGAAAAATATTTGAAAGATAAAAGTTATTTGATAGCTGTCACAGACCACAATGCCATAGCTGGAAATATTTTACTTAGAAAAATGGGAGTGAATGTAGTTCCGGGGATTGAGCTTGGGTGTGTAGATGGATTTGAAATGTTAGTTTATTTTAAAACTGAAGATGATTTGATTTATTTTTATAAATCTTTTATAGAACCAAATAAAAACAAATATAGAATGTCTAAAACTCATCAAGATATTCATTATTATTTGAGAGCTTTGGAAAATTTTAAATGTTATAAATCGATCCCTCATATAGCAGGACTTGCTCAAAAGAATTTTTTGAAAAATAAAGATTATATTTATAATGTTATTGCTAGAGTTGATGCAATAGAGATTCATAATCATGCTCTTCCAAATTTTAGAAATAAAATTGCAAAAGATGTACAAGAGAGGTATGATAAAGAGGTAACTTTTGGTAGTGATGCACATTTTATGGAGGAGTTAATAAAATTTTCTAAGGTTGTAAATCATTTAGAAAAATCAAATCTTTTTGAAGATTATTCTACAAAATTGAAACTCATTAGTTGGCTTGGAAAGAAACATTTTTCATATGGATTAAAGGGAATATTGGAAAAATAG
- a CDS encoding acyltransferase has translation MKRENNIDFLKVVSSIMVIMTHISAYWVGKYLEVDSYKFSVGNFWDTLSRVAVPIFVMIAGRYALSDDRNENFKNYYKKIFKRIYIPTIIWSILYVSYNFSLKILVIFIKGKEIDLLSPIKDFILGRPFYHMWYLYMMIGVYLLAPFLIKFKKKYGENKFFKLGIIFMFIGFGIILLEKYLGKINFYERDDIFRYLKYYWYFSQFKFINFIGYFILGYSLRNKKIDTKKSLLIYLFSLSSLFLMVEKTRISEFNYDNNFIFVIIGAVSLYLFFNNLKVNYDFSKLEKHTFNIYLVHAGIISVISLFLDEILNYEPNPIWYIPFAIILVFILSLIFSIVLENILKKIKK, from the coding sequence ATGAAAAGAGAGAATAATATTGATTTTTTAAAAGTTGTATCATCTATTATGGTAATTATGACCCATATTTCAGCTTATTGGGTAGGAAAATATTTGGAGGTTGATAGTTATAAATTTTCAGTTGGAAATTTTTGGGATACTTTGTCAAGAGTAGCAGTACCAATTTTTGTAATGATAGCTGGAAGATATGCTCTTTCTGATGATAGAAATGAAAATTTTAAAAATTATTATAAAAAGATTTTTAAAAGAATTTATATTCCTACGATAATTTGGAGTATATTATATGTAAGTTATAATTTTTCCCTAAAAATATTAGTAATTTTTATTAAAGGAAAAGAGATAGATTTATTATCTCCTATAAAGGATTTTATTTTAGGAAGACCTTTTTATCATATGTGGTACCTTTATATGATGATTGGAGTTTATCTATTAGCTCCATTTTTGATAAAATTTAAGAAAAAATACGGAGAGAATAAATTTTTTAAATTAGGAATAATTTTTATGTTTATAGGATTTGGAATAATTCTTTTAGAAAAATATTTAGGAAAAATCAATTTTTATGAGAGAGATGATATTTTTAGATATTTAAAATATTATTGGTATTTTTCGCAGTTTAAATTTATAAATTTTATAGGATATTTTATTCTTGGTTATTCTTTAAGAAATAAAAAAATAGATACAAAAAAATCATTATTAATATATTTATTTTCTTTAAGTTCTCTTTTTTTAATGGTAGAGAAAACAAGAATAAGTGAATTTAACTACGATAATAACTTTATTTTTGTAATTATTGGAGCTGTAAGTTTATACTTGTTTTTTAATAATTTAAAAGTAAATTATGATTTTTCAAAATTAGAGAAACATACTTTTAATATTTATTTAGTTCATGCAGGAATAATAAGTGTAATTTCTTTATTTTTAGATGAAATATTAAATTATGAACCAAATCCAATTTGGTATATACCTTTTGCTATAATTTTAGTATTTATTTTATCACTTATTTTTTCCATTGTTTTAGAAAATATTTTAAAGAAGATAAAAAAATAA
- a CDS encoding bifunctional dihydroorotate dehydrogenase B NAD binding subunit/NADPH-dependent glutamate synthase yields the protein MYKILKKKWLSKNICLMEVETKDLSLSAKPGQFLIVKKDEFGERIPLTICDYDVEKGTVTIVFFVLGKSTKDIGTLEEGEYFQDVVGPLGVESEFLHEDLESLKNKKVLFVGGGVGTAPIYPQVKWFAKNGLKADVIVGAKTKELLILEDELKNVADNLYIATDDGSYGFHGLVTDVIDDLIKNQNKHYDHVVAIGPMIMMKFVCLKTKEYGIKTTVSLNPLMVDGTGMCGACRVRIGDKIKFACVDGPEFDGHLVDFDEAMRRQNMYKTEEGRAMLRESDGATHSAKDCPIDSHEEQDLENLPKNKRVPVREQDPKVRATNFKEVTFGYTLEEAKREASRCLNCKNPLCMQGCPVSINIPAFIQEIKNGNIEEAGKILMTYTSLPAVCGRVCPQETQCEGKCILGIKGEAVAIGKLEKFVGDYLLKNPIEIKVPEKNGHKVGVIGSGPAGLTVAGDLAKMGYEVTIFEALHKTGGVLTYGIPEFRLPKDEVVQKEIENIKKLGVKFKTNEIIGKTKLIDKLLDEEGFDAVFIGSGAGLPKFMNIPGENLNGVLSANEFLTRVNLMKGYLDNYETPVKVGKKVAVIGGGNVAMDAVRTAKRLGAEAHIVYRRSEKDFPARLEEVHHAKEEGVIIDPLTLPKEILGNEKGEVIGMRCIHTKLGEPDASGRASFIEIPESEFIMEVDTVIMALGTSPNPLISSTTKNLETNRWKCIVADDFGQTSREGVFAGGDAVSGAATVILAMGAGKKSAKAIDEYIKSKK from the coding sequence ATGTATAAAATTTTAAAGAAAAAATGGCTTAGTAAAAATATTTGTCTTATGGAAGTAGAGACAAAAGACCTTTCCCTTTCTGCAAAACCGGGACAATTTCTGATTGTAAAAAAAGATGAATTCGGAGAGAGAATACCACTTACTATATGTGACTACGATGTGGAAAAAGGAACTGTTACAATAGTTTTCTTCGTTCTTGGAAAAAGTACAAAGGATATTGGAACTTTGGAAGAGGGGGAATATTTCCAAGATGTAGTTGGACCTTTAGGAGTAGAAAGTGAATTTTTACATGAGGATTTAGAAAGTTTAAAAAATAAAAAAGTTTTATTTGTTGGTGGGGGAGTTGGGACAGCTCCAATCTATCCTCAAGTAAAATGGTTTGCAAAAAATGGTTTAAAAGCTGATGTTATTGTTGGAGCAAAAACTAAAGAGCTTTTAATCTTAGAAGATGAATTAAAAAATGTAGCTGATAACTTATATATTGCCACTGATGACGGTTCATATGGTTTTCACGGACTTGTAACTGATGTGATAGATGATTTGATAAAAAATCAAAATAAACATTATGACCATGTTGTTGCAATTGGTCCTATGATAATGATGAAATTTGTCTGTCTAAAAACAAAAGAATATGGAATAAAAACTACTGTAAGTTTAAATCCATTGATGGTTGATGGTACTGGAATGTGTGGAGCTTGTCGTGTAAGAATTGGAGATAAGATAAAATTTGCTTGTGTTGATGGACCAGAATTTGACGGACACTTAGTAGATTTTGACGAGGCTATGAGAAGACAAAATATGTATAAAACTGAAGAGGGAAGAGCAATGTTAAGAGAATCTGACGGAGCTACTCACTCTGCAAAAGATTGTCCAATAGATTCTCATGAGGAGCAAGATTTAGAAAATTTACCAAAAAATAAAAGAGTTCCTGTAAGAGAACAAGACCCAAAAGTTAGAGCAACTAATTTTAAAGAGGTTACTTTTGGATATACTTTAGAAGAGGCTAAACGTGAAGCCTCAAGATGTTTAAATTGTAAAAATCCTCTTTGTATGCAAGGTTGTCCTGTTTCAATAAATATTCCTGCATTTATCCAAGAGATAAAAAATGGAAATATTGAAGAGGCTGGAAAAATTCTGATGACTTATACATCTTTACCAGCAGTTTGTGGAAGAGTTTGTCCACAAGAAACTCAATGCGAAGGAAAATGTATATTAGGAATTAAAGGAGAGGCTGTTGCTATTGGAAAATTAGAAAAATTTGTAGGAGATTATCTTTTAAAAAATCCTATTGAAATAAAAGTTCCTGAAAAAAATGGACATAAAGTTGGAGTTATAGGAAGTGGACCTGCTGGACTTACTGTGGCAGGAGATTTAGCAAAAATGGGATATGAAGTTACTATTTTTGAGGCACTTCACAAAACTGGTGGTGTTTTAACTTATGGAATCCCAGAGTTTAGACTTCCAAAAGATGAAGTTGTACAAAAAGAGATAGAAAATATTAAAAAACTTGGAGTAAAATTCAAGACAAATGAGATAATCGGAAAAACAAAACTTATTGATAAACTTTTAGATGAAGAGGGATTTGATGCAGTATTTATTGGAAGTGGTGCTGGACTTCCAAAATTTATGAATATTCCGGGAGAAAATCTAAATGGAGTTTTATCAGCTAATGAATTTTTAACAAGAGTAAATCTTATGAAAGGTTACTTAGATAATTATGAAACTCCTGTAAAAGTTGGAAAAAAAGTTGCTGTTATCGGTGGTGGAAATGTTGCTATGGACGCTGTAAGAACTGCAAAAAGATTAGGAGCTGAGGCTCACATTGTTTACAGAAGAAGTGAAAAAGATTTCCCTGCTAGACTTGAAGAAGTACATCACGCAAAAGAAGAGGGAGTTATAATCGACCCACTTACACTACCAAAAGAAATCTTAGGAAATGAAAAAGGTGAGGTTATCGGTATGAGATGTATCCATACAAAACTTGGAGAACCTGACGCATCTGGTAGAGCATCTTTTATAGAAATTCCTGAATCAGAATTTATAATGGAAGTGGATACAGTTATAATGGCACTTGGTACTTCTCCAAATCCATTAATCTCATCTACTACAAAAAATCTTGAAACAAATAGATGGAAATGTATTGTAGCTGATGACTTTGGACAAACTTCAAGAGAGGGAGTTTTTGCAGGGGGAGACGCAGTTTCTGGAGCTGCCACTGTAATTCTAGCTATGGGAGCTGGTAAAAAATCAGCAAAAGCTATTGACGAATATATAAAATCTAAAAAATAA